One part of the Coffea eugenioides isolate CCC68of chromosome 10, Ceug_1.0, whole genome shotgun sequence genome encodes these proteins:
- the LOC113749799 gene encoding putative HVA22-like protein g gives MIGSFLTRGLVMVFGYAYPAYECFKTVEMNKPDIEQLRFWCQYWILVAVLTVCERVGDAFISWVPMYSEAKLAFFIYLWFPKTKGTTYVYDSFFRPIVSEHETEIDRNLLELRIRAGDMAALYWQKAVSYGQTRIFDVLQYIASQSAQPRPAQTQQEGARVRQNNAPQVRKGAATSVPQAEETPSPASSTSSSENQDDVSEDVAHSQAPLADSSGAALNALNTTPTEPLTETTKPTTSKETEVMEIDSASSSGAENAKPRSQETVIEESVRVTRARSRKPRATSNR, from the exons ATGATTGGGTCTTTTCTCACCAGAGGACTTGT GATGGTTTTTGGTTATGCTTATCCTGCTTATGAGTGCTTCAAAACTGTGGAGATGAATAAACCTGACATTGAGCAACTTCGCTTTTGGTGCCAGTACTG GATATTGGTTGCAGTGTTGACAGTTTGTGAGAGGGTAGGAGATGCTTTTATTTCATG GGTCCCAATGTACAGTGAGGCTAAGTTGGCATTCTTCATATATTTGTGGTTCCCCAAGACTAAG GGAACAACTTATGTTTACGATTCTTTCTTCAGACCTATAGTCTCAGAACACGAGACAGAAATTGATCGTAATCTGTTGGAATTGAGAATTAGAGCTGGGGATATGGCGGCTCTATACTGGCAAAAGGCTGTTAGTTATGGTCAGACAAGAATATTTGATGTCTTGCAGTATATTGCTTCGCAATCAGCTCAGCCTCGGCCTGCTCAG ACACAACAAGAAGGTGCTAGAGTTCGACAAAACAATGCACCACAGGTTCGTAAAGGAGCTGCTACATCAGTGCCACAGGCTGAAGAGACCCCTTCTCCAGCTTCTAGTACATCTTCAAGTGAGAACCAAGATGATGTGTCGGAGGATGTTGCCCATTCACAAGCGCCTTTAGCTGATTCTTCTGGGGCTGCCCTAAATGCATTAAACACAACACCAACGGAACCCCTTACTGAAACCACAAAACCTACAACCTCAAAAGAAACTGAGGTTATGGAGATTGATTCAGCTTCTTCGTCCGGAGCAGAAAATGCCAAACCTCGGTCACAAGAGACGGTCATTGAAGAAAGCGTTCGGGTCACGCGTGCCAGGTCAAGGAAACCACGTGCTACATCCAACCGTTGA
- the LOC113750000 gene encoding transcription factor E2FC-like yields MSTSGDGRGRGRDRHIDIDLNVSLNSSFGNLSLAASGVPPPPRLEPQHRFSVPVVPSRVCERLDPFASIHSPPAAADPSAIINYCIAPNFLDIQPKDSFTSRNSPSLLGLPHTNEHGIFEANKGTSKTSSVYDITQAVNAASLKLPVSLLEAKQCSKARGSNHVKPGTLEPNAEVLDNVGVVGSCRYDSSLGLLTKKFIKLIREAEDGCLDLNRAADLLEVQKRRIYDITNVLEGVGLIEKTTKSHIRWKGYEMFGPEELNNQASILKAEIERLFAEDCRLDDCIRKMDEKMNALVHAGTSQRTLYLTEEDIMSQPCFRNKTVIAVKAPHASTLEVPDPDEDIGFSERQYKLIVRSTTGPIDLYLLSNHGGHHEDVKVKRRKLLDSSVVNGCRQGADDAYYSDASGLQSSDVSGINKIIPSDGAVNDDYWLRSDYAVTATDLWGTECS; encoded by the exons ATGTCGACCTCTGGTGATGGTAGAGGTAGAGGTAGAGATAGACACATTGACATTGATTTGAACGTTAGTTTAAACAGCAGTTTCGGCAACTTATCCCTCGCAGCTTCTGGTGTTCCTCCCCCTCCTCGTTTGGAGCCACAACATCGTTTCTCGGTTCCCGTGGTCCCGTCCAGAGTCTGTGAACGGCTCGACCCTTTTGCCTCTATACATTCTCCTCCTGCTGCTGCTGATCCCTCTGCTATTATCAATTACTGCATAGCTCCCAATTTTCTAGATATTCAGCCTAAGGACTCCTTCACAAGTCGGAATTCACCTTCACTTCTCGGTCTTCCG CATACGAATGAGCATGGCATCTTTGAAGCTAATAaaggcacaagtaaaactagCTCGGTTTATGACATTACTCAAGCTGTAAATGCCGCTTCACTTAAGCTGCCAGTATCTCTCCTTGAAGCTAAGCAATGCAGCAAAGCAAGAGGCTCAAATCACGTGAAACCAGGAACGTTGGAACCAAATGCAG AGGTTCTTGACAATGTGGGCGTAGTAGGTAGCTGCCGATATGACAGCTCTCTAG GCTTGTTGACAAAGAAGTTCATTAAATTGATACGGGAAGCTGAGGATGGATGCCTTGATCTCAATAGAGCTGCAGATCTGTTGGAG GTACAGAAAAGGCGAATATATGATATTACAAATGTCCTTGAAGGAGTAGGATTAATTGAAAAGACTACAAAGAGTCACATACGTTGGAA GGGATATGAGATGTTTGGACCGGAAGAGTTGAATAATCAAGCAAGCATTCTGAAG GCTGAAATTGAACGTTTATTTGCTGAAGATTGCAGGCTTGACGATTGCATAAG GAAAATGGATGAGAAGATGAATGCCCTAGTGCATGCTGGAACTTCTCAAAG GACCCTTTATTTGACTGAGGAAGATATCATGAGCCAGCCATGTTTCAGG AATAAAACTGTTATCGCTGTAAAAGCTCCACATGCTAGTACTCTTGAAGTTCCTGATCCTGATGAA GATATCGGATTCTCAGAAAGGCAGTACAAACTTATTGTTCGAAGCACTACTGGACCTATTGATTTGTATCTCTTGAG CAATCATGGAGGACATCATGAGGATGTGAAGGTCAAGCGCAGAAAATTATTGGATTCATCAGTTGTGAATGGTTGCAGACAAGGGGCGGACGACGCGTATTATTCAGATGCTTCTGGTTTGCAGAGCTCTGATGTATCTGgcattaataaaataatcccatcgGATGGGGCT GTTAATGATGACTATTGGTTGCGATCAGATTACGCGGTCACTGCTACAGATCTGTGGGGTACAGAATGTTCTTAG